The Candidatus Dadabacteria bacterium genome window below encodes:
- the gloA gene encoding lactoylglutathione lyase, whose amino-acid sequence MKYLHTMIRVGDLEKSVAFYTDVIGLKFHRKTDYPEGRFTLAFLGYGGDTEPFLELTHNWDTSQYDHGGGYGHMAFGVEDIYATCEKIEQAGGRVTRAPGPMKHGTTVIAFVEDPDSYKIELIERKD is encoded by the coding sequence ATGAAATATCTTCACACAATGATAAGGGTCGGCGATCTTGAAAAGTCAGTCGCGTTTTATACCGATGTCATTGGTCTTAAGTTTCATAGGAAAACCGATTATCCCGAAGGCCGCTTCACGCTAGCTTTTCTGGGTTACGGTGGCGACACGGAACCTTTCCTAGAACTCACACATAACTGGGATACTTCGCAATACGACCATGGAGGGGGTTACGGACACATGGCGTTTGGAGTAGAGGACATTTATGCGACATGCGAAAAGATAGAACAGGCCGGCGGACGGGTAACCAGAGCTCCGGGGCCCATGAAACACGGAACCACCGTGATAGCTTTCGTTGAGGACCCCGATTCGTACAAAATCGAACTCATAGAAAGAAAAGACTGA
- a CDS encoding NAD-dependent epimerase/dehydratase family protein has protein sequence MGTSENVKAGITGATGFIGGKLAEKLADEGFSIKCLVRETSDTEKLRSLRAELIHGDLCDSSSLQAFPQECDYVFHLASKVSDWGPRDDFFRQNVEATRILLDSSREAGVKRFVYMSSSTVIWNASFLGTVDLKDIDETYPYPKSHHNFYNETKALSEKLVREYNGRGGMETVILRPSNVWGAGDTVILPRIADACLKGLLVNMGFNKKIVSPCHVLNLVHAAVLSVLSPAGAGNIYFVNDGARIDNRRFVSDQLASIGIEWKPGVTVPYTLGYAVAFVLEKIFELRRSETPPVLTRFGVSALSKSRTYSIEKARRDLGYEPVCGYETGMQGLAEWISEIGGYEKILGKGK, from the coding sequence ATGGGAACCTCCGAAAACGTAAAAGCGGGGATAACCGGGGCGACGGGTTTTATCGGTGGCAAGCTTGCTGAAAAACTTGCAGACGAGGGTTTTTCGATAAAATGCCTGGTAAGAGAAACAAGCGATACCGAAAAGTTGCGTTCTCTGCGTGCGGAACTTATCCACGGGGACCTTTGCGACTCCAGTTCGCTTCAAGCTTTTCCGCAAGAGTGCGATTACGTTTTTCATCTTGCTTCCAAGGTTTCTGACTGGGGACCAAGGGATGATTTTTTCAGGCAGAACGTAGAGGCGACGAGAATCCTTCTTGACTCTTCACGCGAGGCGGGGGTTAAAAGGTTTGTTTATATGAGCTCCTCTACCGTAATCTGGAATGCCTCTTTTCTTGGGACTGTAGACCTCAAGGATATAGATGAAACCTATCCCTACCCAAAAAGCCACCATAATTTCTATAATGAAACCAAGGCCTTATCCGAAAAACTTGTGAGAGAATATAACGGACGGGGAGGCATGGAAACAGTTATATTAAGACCGTCAAACGTCTGGGGAGCCGGCGACACGGTCATACTTCCGAGAATAGCCGACGCCTGTCTCAAGGGGCTTCTGGTTAACATGGGTTTTAACAAAAAAATCGTCTCTCCATGCCATGTGCTTAATCTTGTTCACGCCGCGGTGCTCTCGGTCCTCTCTCCTGCCGGGGCGGGCAACATATACTTTGTAAACGACGGGGCGCGTATCGATAACCGCCGTTTTGTCTCCGATCAGCTCGCGTCAATAGGAATTGAGTGGAAGCCGGGGGTCACGGTACCGTACACTCTGGGGTATGCGGTTGCGTTCGTTCTTGAGAAAATCTTTGAACTCAGAAGATCGGAGACCCCGCCTGTCCTTACCCGCTTTGGCGTTTCCGCTCTATCGAAGAGCAGAACCTACAGCATAGAGAAGGCAAGAAGGGATCTGGGTTATGAGCCGGTGTGCGGTTACGAGACGGGAATGCAGGGGCTTGCGGAGTGGATTTCAGAGATCGGCGGTTATGAAAAAATCCTTGGAAAAGGAAAATGA
- a CDS encoding ABC transporter ATP-binding protein, which produces MQPAVYAIETKRLEKQFGFFPVLMGIDLTVEQGGFLTIFGPNGAGKSTLLSILSTFIKPGGGEAFVAGFDVSKEKQQIRKLIGFISHNTMLYENLTAWENLEFIGAFYDVPDLKSRCSDILERVELYAKKDALVSTLSFGTRQRLAIARTLLHDPQILFLDEPYSGLDYGGAAILTSILGSMKADKTVVMTTHNVYEGLLLCDKVAILDQGEVVYVSAQKPAREEFQDIYMSCVRSGDGQ; this is translated from the coding sequence ATGCAACCCGCTGTATACGCGATAGAAACCAAGAGACTTGAAAAGCAGTTCGGGTTTTTCCCTGTGCTGATGGGAATTGATCTTACCGTTGAACAGGGCGGATTCCTCACCATTTTCGGTCCCAATGGCGCCGGTAAGTCCACCTTGCTTTCCATTCTTTCGACATTCATCAAACCCGGCGGGGGAGAGGCCTTTGTAGCCGGTTTTGACGTTTCCAAGGAAAAACAGCAGATAAGAAAACTTATAGGGTTCATCTCCCATAACACGATGCTTTATGAAAACCTTACCGCCTGGGAAAACCTCGAGTTTATAGGCGCGTTCTACGACGTGCCGGATCTTAAGAGCAGGTGCTCTGATATTCTCGAGAGGGTTGAGCTCTACGCTAAGAAAGACGCGCTCGTAAGCACCCTTTCTTTCGGAACGCGCCAGCGCCTCGCTATCGCCAGAACGCTTCTTCACGACCCGCAGATACTTTTTCTGGATGAGCCGTACAGCGGCCTTGATTACGGCGGAGCTGCCATCCTTACCTCGATTCTAGGTTCAATGAAAGCGGATAAAACCGTAGTTATGACAACCCATAATGTCTACGAGGGGCTTTTGCTGTGCGACAAGGTGGCAATTCTCGATCAGGGAGAGGTGGTCTATGTATCCGCGCAGAAACCCGCTCGCGAGGAATTTCAGGATATCTACATGTCTTGCGTCAGAAGTGGTGACGGGCAATGA
- a CDS encoding heme exporter protein CcmB — translation MRNILLIFRKDFLVEWRSKQIFPTMFVFSLLLLLVFNVAFEFRSDVDSRAVSAVIWITFIFSGLLALGRSFSLEKENNAFAFLLLTPVSRSYIYLGKLLSNTVMVLLSELFILPLFLLFFLFDAGGVSLSFTDTILPFLGVMVLGTIGFVSLGTFFSSMALNTKLRDMMLPLLVFPLIIPVVITSVGICSSILEGRPPDYYAFSLQVLVSFDIIFILLCSILFEYLIEDSGD, via the coding sequence ATGAGAAATATATTGCTTATATTCAGAAAGGATTTTCTGGTGGAGTGGCGTTCGAAGCAGATATTTCCGACGATGTTCGTATTTTCGCTTCTGCTTCTCCTGGTTTTTAACGTTGCTTTTGAATTCCGCTCGGATGTTGATTCCCGGGCAGTCTCGGCCGTTATATGGATAACTTTTATTTTTTCTGGACTCTTGGCCCTTGGAAGATCCTTTTCGCTTGAAAAGGAAAATAATGCCTTCGCGTTTCTTCTTCTGACTCCTGTAAGCAGAAGCTACATCTATCTCGGAAAACTGCTTTCAAACACGGTTATGGTTCTGCTCTCCGAGCTCTTCATACTTCCGCTTTTTCTTCTGTTTTTTCTTTTTGATGCAGGCGGGGTTTCGCTTTCATTTACAGACACCATACTCCCATTTCTCGGGGTTATGGTTCTTGGAACGATAGGGTTTGTGTCGCTTGGCACTTTTTTTTCTTCGATGGCCCTTAATACAAAGCTTCGCGACATGATGCTTCCCCTGCTGGTTTTTCCCCTCATCATACCTGTCGTGATAACCTCGGTCGGAATATGCTCTTCAATACTGGAGGGAAGGCCTCCGGATTACTACGCTTTTTCTTTGCAGGTACTGGTTTCCTTCGATATAATCTTCATCCTTTTATGCTCTATTCTGTTTGAGTATCTTATTGAGGATAGCGGGGACTGA
- the ccsA gene encoding cytochrome c biogenesis protein CcsA, translating to MRKILFFLTFALMALATWMTLFYAPTEVVMGHVQRIFYFHMGTVWAATVAFTVVFVASIYYLVKETAKWDTLAYCSAEIGMLLLTLTIITGSIWAKPVWGTWWTWDPQLTTTFILWVLYAVYLVLRSGAGGRGKKARYSAIFAIIAYVDLPVVYVSARIKRGISPVVFGPGGGGIDPAMMHTLLVTLLGFTLLFVLLLGERTRIMNMENQLYARGGRVG from the coding sequence ATGCGAAAAATACTGTTTTTCCTGACGTTTGCGCTGATGGCTCTCGCTACCTGGATGACGCTTTTTTACGCGCCTACGGAAGTGGTTATGGGCCATGTGCAGAGAATTTTCTATTTCCACATGGGGACGGTCTGGGCCGCCACGGTGGCTTTTACGGTGGTTTTCGTGGCGAGCATATATTATCTGGTAAAGGAGACAGCGAAATGGGATACGCTTGCCTACTGCTCGGCCGAGATAGGCATGCTGCTTCTTACTCTAACGATTATCACTGGGAGCATATGGGCAAAGCCGGTCTGGGGAACCTGGTGGACATGGGACCCGCAGTTAACGACCACGTTTATTCTCTGGGTTCTTTACGCCGTTTATCTGGTTCTGCGCTCCGGTGCCGGAGGGCGCGGAAAAAAGGCTAGATACTCGGCCATATTCGCCATAATTGCCTACGTGGACCTTCCAGTGGTTTATGTCTCGGCCCGTATAAAAAGAGGCATATCGCCCGTGGTCTTCGGACCTGGGGGAGGTGGCATAGATCCCGCCATGATGCACACTCTTTTGGTCACCCTGTTGGGATTTACGCTTCTTTTCGTTTTACTCCTAGGTGAGAGAACGAGGATAATGAACATGGAAAATCAGCTTTACGCCCGGGGCGGGCGAGTGGGGTAG
- a CDS encoding cytochrome c maturation protein CcmE, giving the protein MKGKLKFILPLLVIVSLISWLVFAGVKDSMVYYITVDELLEDVPDIYGQKVRVSGTVVHGSIKNELDDSLRFTIADGKGEIDVEYDGIIPDIFTDGVEAVVEGKFSADNVFEADLLLAKCPTKYESEEAPYQRKEG; this is encoded by the coding sequence TTGAAGGGTAAACTCAAATTCATTTTGCCTCTTTTGGTGATAGTTTCCTTGATTTCCTGGCTTGTCTTCGCGGGAGTCAAGGATTCCATGGTCTACTACATAACGGTTGACGAACTGTTAGAGGACGTCCCGGACATCTACGGGCAGAAGGTAAGGGTTTCTGGAACCGTGGTTCACGGTTCAATAAAGAACGAGCTAGATGATTCGCTTCGGTTTACCATAGCGGACGGCAAGGGTGAAATCGACGTCGAGTACGACGGCATAATTCCCGATATATTCACAGACGGGGTTGAGGCGGTCGTTGAGGGTAAGTTCTCCGCCGATAACGTCTTTGAGGCGGACCTGTTGCTTGCAAAGTGCCCCACCAAGTATGAATCCGAAGAAGCCCCCTACCAGAGAAAAGAAGGTTAA
- a CDS encoding heme lyase CcmF/NrfE family subunit yields the protein MSDLGSIAILLSFFITIYSLAACAVAAKTGSCAFAQSGGNGLVSAAFLLLVAVGCLVYELVTLDFSLRYVALNTSTDLPVIYRVTALWAGQAGSLLLWSFVLSLYAAFVVLRSREKGGDPYVNVVLCAVSLFFLFLIAYVEDPFEKLGVAVGEGRGLNPILQNGYMAIHPVTLYVGYVGITVPFAFGIAALLSGRLGDEWIRNCRKYALFSWMFLSAGLLLGARWAYLELGWGGYWAWDPVENAAFMPWLAGTAFLHSVMIQERKAMLKKWNMVLLIITFFLSIFGTFITRSGIVSSVHSFARSDIGPLFLGFMVFILLFSFALLIYRSKELKSEERFDSPLSRESAFLFNNLLFLAAAFSVFLGTIFPVLSEAFIGKKILVGPPYFNAVGVPIGLVLILLMGIGPLISWKKASTANLKRNFVFPAVVFLVVLLALLVFGLREPVALLSFALCGFVAATVFLEYFRGIRVRSGRGENPVSAFFNLISRNRRRYGGYIVHLGVVLLVAGITASSLFVTQKEVVLEKGDSFSLGRYDLVFHGVRFISNDAKDGFSAELSIRNNGKSVATMYPEKNIYKYEGNREINQETEVALRSTFRDDLYLILSEVDGSGKANIRALLNPMVNWIWAGGFVIVLGAIVTMWPERQRKKEFGA from the coding sequence ATGTCTGATCTCGGAAGTATAGCCATACTTCTTTCCTTCTTTATCACTATCTACAGTCTTGCTGCCTGCGCTGTTGCCGCGAAAACGGGGAGCTGCGCATTCGCTCAAAGCGGCGGAAACGGTCTTGTCTCGGCAGCTTTTCTTCTTCTGGTAGCGGTGGGCTGTCTTGTTTATGAGCTTGTAACGCTTGATTTTTCGCTCAGATACGTAGCGCTTAACACGAGCACCGACCTTCCGGTGATATACAGGGTGACGGCCCTTTGGGCCGGTCAGGCGGGATCCTTGCTTCTGTGGAGTTTTGTTCTTTCACTGTATGCGGCTTTCGTGGTTCTTAGAAGCAGAGAAAAGGGTGGCGACCCTTATGTAAACGTCGTTTTATGCGCCGTTTCTCTTTTCTTTCTTTTCCTCATAGCCTACGTGGAAGACCCATTTGAGAAACTGGGTGTGGCAGTTGGGGAAGGAAGGGGACTTAATCCGATTCTTCAGAACGGATACATGGCCATCCACCCGGTCACTTTGTATGTGGGATACGTGGGTATTACGGTGCCTTTTGCCTTCGGCATAGCAGCCCTGCTCAGCGGTCGCCTAGGGGATGAGTGGATAAGGAACTGTAGAAAATACGCCCTTTTCTCCTGGATGTTTCTCTCCGCGGGGCTCCTTCTCGGGGCCAGATGGGCGTATCTTGAACTCGGCTGGGGAGGATACTGGGCATGGGATCCGGTTGAGAACGCCGCATTTATGCCATGGCTGGCAGGGACCGCGTTTCTTCACTCCGTCATGATTCAGGAGAGGAAGGCGATGCTTAAGAAATGGAACATGGTTCTGCTTATAATCACCTTTTTTCTCTCCATATTCGGCACCTTCATAACCAGAAGCGGCATAGTGTCCTCGGTTCACTCCTTTGCCCGCTCGGACATAGGTCCGCTTTTTCTTGGCTTCATGGTTTTCATACTGCTTTTTTCCTTTGCTCTTCTCATCTACAGGTCAAAAGAACTCAAAAGCGAGGAGAGGTTTGATTCCCCTCTTTCAAGGGAAAGCGCCTTTCTGTTTAACAATCTTCTTTTTCTGGCGGCGGCCTTCTCCGTTTTTCTGGGAACGATTTTCCCTGTACTCTCGGAGGCTTTCATTGGGAAGAAAATCCTTGTCGGCCCTCCTTACTTCAACGCCGTAGGGGTGCCTATCGGGCTTGTTCTTATCCTGCTGATGGGAATAGGTCCGCTTATATCCTGGAAAAAGGCTTCGACGGCAAACCTCAAGAGAAATTTCGTTTTCCCCGCGGTGGTTTTTCTGGTGGTTCTCCTGGCGCTTCTTGTCTTCGGTCTCAGGGAACCTGTGGCGCTTTTAAGTTTTGCACTCTGCGGGTTTGTTGCTGCGACGGTGTTTTTGGAATATTTCAGGGGTATCAGGGTGCGAAGCGGCAGGGGGGAGAACCCGGTTTCGGCCTTTTTTAATCTCATCTCAAGGAACCGCAGACGCTACGGCGGATATATCGTTCATCTGGGAGTTGTACTGCTGGTAGCGGGAATCACGGCTTCTTCGCTTTTCGTTACTCAGAAGGAGGTTGTCTTGGAAAAGGGAGATTCCTTTTCCCTAGGAAGGTACGATCTGGTTTTCCATGGGGTGCGCTTTATTTCAAATGACGCCAAGGATGGATTTTCAGCGGAACTTTCAATCCGCAACAACGGTAAAAGCGTCGCGACCATGTATCCAGAAAAAAACATCTACAAGTACGAGGGAAACAGGGAGATAAATCAGGAAACCGAGGTCGCGCTTCGCTCCACTTTCAGAGACGATCTTTATCTCATACTCTCAGAGGTCGATGGGAGCGGAAAGGCGAACATAAGGGCTTTGCTTAACCCGATGGTTAACTGGATATGGGCTGGAGGTTTTGTTATCGTCCTTGGAGCGATTGTCACCATGTGGCCTGAGAGGCAAAGAAAGAAGGAGTTCGGCGCGTGA
- a CDS encoding type II toxin-antitoxin system RelE/ParE family toxin yields MCRRGLGSRVLEVVSRHDGDTYRAVYTVRFKVAVYVLHVFQKKAKRGAETPKHDIDLIKSRLKVAEQHYKETYEGG; encoded by the coding sequence CTGTGTCGAAGGGGTTTGGGGTCCAGAGTCTTGGAGGTTGTCTCACGACACGACGGTGATACCTATCGGGCGGTGTATACAGTACGGTTTAAGGTGGCGGTCTATGTCCTGCATGTCTTCCAAAAGAAGGCCAAGCGGGGTGCCGAGACGCCAAAACATGATATTGATTTGATCAAGAGCAGACTGAAGGTAGCGGAGCAGCATTACAAGGAAACATATGAAGGAGGCTAG
- a CDS encoding helix-turn-helix transcriptional regulator has product METEEKVERGSGNVFADLGHPEAEVHLLKAELVTRIDEIIRRRKLKQVDAAKLLGLSQPDVSRLLRGNFRDYSVERLLRLLTVLGRDVEIVIREPRSKRQGRLSIGAF; this is encoded by the coding sequence ATGGAGACAGAAGAGAAGGTTGAACGTGGAAGCGGTAATGTATTTGCGGATCTGGGCCATCCAGAAGCCGAGGTTCATCTTCTAAAGGCAGAACTCGTTACCCGAATTGACGAGATTATTCGCCGTCGCAAACTGAAGCAGGTCGATGCAGCGAAATTGCTGGGGCTGTCTCAACCTGATGTCTCCCGGCTCCTGCGAGGGAACTTTCGCGATTACTCAGTGGAGCGGCTCTTACGCCTCTTGACAGTGCTGGGACGGGATGTGGAAATTGTCATTCGAGAACCCCGTTCAAAACGACAAGGCAGACTTAGCATTGGAGCATTCTAG